A single Blastocatellia bacterium DNA region contains:
- the mutL gene encoding DNA mismatch repair endonuclease MutL, whose product MAKIRVLPDLIASRIAAGEVVERPASVVKELLENALDAGSHKVEIAAEVGGKQLIRVTDDGEGMSRDDALLAFERHATSKLASADDLENIRSLGFRGEALPSIASVSKVTLRTKTADDAVGTEIEIDGGKIRDVRDCAWHQGTEIVVRQLFFNVPARRKFLKSDATELFHVTNLVTHYALAYPNLAFSFTHGGRTLIDVTAVATLKERAYQLFGADFLKTLIELDHTAGELRVYGFISNPNSARTNREAQYLFVNGRFVKDRLIGAALSESMRAILPAGMYPAAILFIQLPPCDVDVNVHPAKTEVRFRHPTAIKSAIVEAIQKSITVAKPVMELRRPSLPTPPFSRRRPEQRPTSRVSTEAFRLQAPLTQPPAPPKQQPMNFGFSPHAAKPQRVSTLARAATESPSSDGLPAPAERLQPAEQAFTISPQCLQPPALEPADHIDAMPYSVRPLGQVRDSFIVAVSNEGLLLIDQHACHERILYEKFKREYESRTIQAQPLLIPEVLELTPAQAATLETIANELEASGFHLSQLSGRSIAINALPVDVPLTEARALVWEILEVAEQERRGGTLEYLRDRIAASLGCRAAIKINTPLTEEKMRWLIEELLKTDVPTNCPHGRPAIVKMTTREIERLFKR is encoded by the coding sequence ATGGCCAAGATACGTGTTCTCCCGGACCTGATTGCCAGTCGCATCGCTGCCGGCGAAGTGGTCGAACGTCCGGCCTCGGTGGTCAAGGAGCTGCTGGAAAATGCGCTCGACGCCGGAAGCCACAAGGTTGAGATTGCTGCTGAGGTTGGCGGCAAACAACTGATTCGCGTCACCGATGACGGTGAGGGCATGAGCCGCGACGACGCGCTGCTCGCCTTTGAGCGACATGCCACCAGCAAACTTGCTTCAGCCGACGACCTGGAAAACATCCGCTCGCTCGGCTTTCGCGGCGAAGCGTTACCCTCGATCGCGTCTGTTTCCAAAGTGACGCTTCGCACGAAAACAGCCGACGATGCTGTTGGCACAGAGATCGAAATTGATGGCGGCAAAATTCGTGATGTGCGCGATTGCGCCTGGCATCAGGGGACGGAGATCGTCGTCCGTCAACTCTTCTTCAATGTGCCGGCGCGACGCAAATTTCTGAAATCGGATGCGACCGAACTGTTTCATGTGACCAACTTGGTGACACACTACGCGCTCGCTTATCCGAATCTGGCATTCTCATTCACGCACGGGGGCCGCACGCTCATTGATGTCACAGCAGTGGCAACACTGAAAGAACGCGCCTATCAACTCTTCGGGGCTGATTTTCTGAAGACGCTTATCGAGCTGGATCACACGGCCGGCGAGCTTCGCGTCTATGGGTTCATATCCAATCCCAACTCAGCGCGCACTAACCGCGAAGCGCAATACCTCTTCGTCAACGGACGTTTCGTCAAAGATCGGCTCATCGGCGCCGCGCTCAGCGAAAGTATGCGCGCGATTCTGCCAGCCGGCATGTATCCGGCGGCTATCCTGTTCATCCAGTTGCCGCCATGCGATGTTGATGTGAATGTGCACCCTGCAAAAACGGAAGTGCGTTTTCGTCATCCTACTGCGATCAAAAGCGCTATTGTTGAGGCGATCCAAAAATCAATCACTGTCGCCAAGCCGGTGATGGAATTGAGGCGACCGAGCTTGCCAACTCCGCCGTTTAGTCGGCGCCGCCCCGAGCAGAGGCCCACGAGCCGCGTCTCAACCGAAGCATTTCGCTTGCAAGCGCCACTGACACAGCCGCCAGCGCCGCCGAAGCAACAACCGATGAATTTCGGTTTCTCGCCACATGCAGCGAAGCCGCAGAGGGTTTCAACGCTCGCCAGAGCGGCTACTGAGTCCCCATCATCGGATGGTTTGCCGGCGCCGGCCGAGCGCTTACAGCCTGCTGAACAAGCATTCACCATTAGTCCTCAGTGCTTACAACCGCCAGCCCTGGAACCGGCTGATCACATTGACGCCATGCCTTACAGCGTTCGCCCGTTGGGTCAGGTGCGTGACAGTTTCATCGTCGCCGTCAGCAATGAAGGGCTTTTGCTGATTGACCAGCACGCTTGTCACGAACGCATCCTTTATGAAAAGTTCAAGCGCGAGTATGAGTCCAGAACGATCCAGGCCCAACCGCTGTTGATTCCTGAAGTGCTGGAGCTGACGCCGGCGCAAGCGGCGACGTTGGAGACGATTGCCAATGAGCTGGAAGCAAGCGGCTTTCACCTGAGCCAGCTTTCCGGCCGCAGCATCGCCATTAACGCTTTACCTGTTGACGTGCCATTAACCGAAGCCCGCGCGCTGGTGTGGGAAATTTTAGAAGTGGCCGAGCAGGAACGACGCGGCGGCACGCTTGAGTATCTGCGCGATCGAATTGCAGCCAGTCTTGGTTGCCGCGCGGCCATCAAAATCAACACGCCGCTCACCGAGGAGAAAATGCGCTGGCTGATTGAAGAATTGCTGAAAACCGATGTGCCAACCAATTGCCCGCACGGCCGCCCAGCCATCGTCAAAATGACCACGCGAGAGATCGAGCGATTGTTCAAACGTTGA
- the pheT gene encoding phenylalanine--tRNA ligase subunit beta, which translates to MKISVNWLRQFVDCELSPADMAEKLTMVGLAVDTLEPVGDDVLLDFDITSNRPDALSHLGIARELSVVCGRPLKMPPVTLVEDAQPTDAVTSVEILEPELCPRYVARLIMDVKVGPSPRWLVDRLEKLGQRSVNNIADITNLILRECGHPTHAFDFEKLAGRRIIVRRAYPGELLVTLDGVKRTLRDDMLVIADAERAVALAGIMGGEESEISSTTRHVLLEAAYFQPTSIRRTARALGMETDASYQFERGMDPEMPPRVADRVAALIAQLAGGRVLRGAIDVYPLKRPHQPIRLRQERLERISGLPISLDQAEPILRGLGFDVQRLSSHELVATAPSWRIDIDGEDDLVEEIIRHVGYDQIRLELPPWSGGGEYLAGEDRRRDIRLMLTAAGFDEAITFSFVNARLQSHFSSEPAEVILNPIDETRAVLRTTLLPGLLESLLHNWNHGVRNVRLFEIGKCFVRIGDGQQPLEREALAVIATGLLNERSWNDHKQMFTFYHLKAVVELFVEKFRLAAVQWAAATRSYLHPGQSARLLVDGVEMAQFGQLHPRVAAEFKFRQPVYVGEFDLERWLSVQGQPIRYQPLPKYPAVVRDVSFVLPAGRAYGEVKAAIEGLGLPELDSVHLFDVYAGPPLLPGQQSLSISLRLQAPDRTLTDHEIHQVMQRVMNLLRDSFMAQIRE; encoded by the coding sequence ATGAAGATCAGTGTTAACTGGCTGCGCCAGTTCGTTGATTGTGAGCTGTCGCCAGCCGATATGGCCGAGAAGCTCACTATGGTGGGATTGGCCGTGGACACACTTGAGCCGGTTGGCGATGATGTGTTGCTCGATTTCGACATCACGTCCAATCGGCCTGATGCGCTTTCTCATCTGGGCATCGCTCGTGAGTTGAGCGTCGTGTGTGGTCGCCCATTGAAGATGCCGCCCGTGACATTGGTCGAAGACGCTCAACCGACCGATGCCGTCACCTCAGTTGAGATTTTGGAGCCGGAACTGTGTCCTCGATATGTGGCCCGGCTGATCATGGATGTAAAGGTCGGCCCGTCACCGCGCTGGTTGGTTGATCGGCTGGAGAAACTGGGGCAGCGCAGCGTGAATAACATCGCCGACATCACCAATCTCATATTGCGTGAGTGTGGTCATCCGACACATGCCTTTGATTTCGAGAAGCTCGCTGGCCGCCGCATTATCGTGCGCCGAGCCTATCCTGGTGAATTGTTGGTGACGCTCGACGGCGTTAAGCGAACACTGCGCGATGATATGCTGGTCATTGCCGATGCCGAACGCGCAGTCGCCCTGGCCGGCATTATGGGCGGCGAAGAGAGCGAAATTTCATCCACGACAAGACATGTGTTGCTAGAGGCCGCCTATTTCCAGCCGACTTCGATTCGGCGCACAGCGCGCGCGCTGGGCATGGAGACGGATGCGTCCTACCAATTCGAGCGCGGTATGGACCCGGAGATGCCGCCGCGCGTGGCTGACCGCGTCGCCGCGCTGATTGCTCAACTGGCTGGCGGTCGGGTCTTGCGCGGGGCGATTGATGTCTATCCGCTCAAAAGGCCACATCAACCAATTCGGCTGCGACAGGAGCGACTTGAGCGCATCAGTGGGCTCCCTATTTCGCTAGACCAAGCTGAGCCAATCCTGCGCGGATTGGGCTTCGATGTGCAGCGTCTCAGCTCACACGAATTGGTGGCTACAGCGCCTTCCTGGCGCATTGACATTGATGGTGAAGATGATTTGGTCGAAGAGATCATTCGGCATGTCGGCTATGACCAGATTCGCCTGGAATTGCCGCCCTGGAGTGGAGGCGGTGAATATCTGGCCGGCGAGGATCGCCGTCGGGATATTCGCCTCATGCTGACAGCCGCGGGCTTCGATGAGGCCATCACATTTAGTTTCGTCAACGCGCGTTTGCAATCGCATTTCTCTTCCGAGCCGGCTGAGGTGATTCTCAATCCGATTGATGAGACGCGCGCCGTGTTGCGAACCACCTTGTTGCCGGGTTTGTTGGAATCGCTGTTACACAATTGGAATCACGGTGTGCGCAATGTTCGTTTGTTCGAGATAGGAAAATGCTTCGTCCGCATCGGCGATGGCCAGCAGCCGTTGGAGCGGGAGGCGCTGGCCGTGATTGCCACCGGCTTGCTCAACGAGCGAAGCTGGAACGATCACAAACAGATGTTCACCTTCTATCATTTGAAGGCCGTGGTCGAGTTGTTCGTTGAAAAGTTCCGGCTTGCGGCCGTGCAGTGGGCAGCCGCGACCCGGTCGTATCTGCATCCTGGGCAATCGGCTCGGTTGCTCGTGGACGGCGTGGAGATGGCTCAGTTTGGGCAGTTACATCCGCGTGTAGCAGCCGAGTTCAAGTTCAGACAGCCGGTCTATGTCGGCGAGTTTGATTTGGAGCGGTGGTTGAGCGTGCAGGGGCAGCCGATTCGTTATCAACCCTTGCCCAAGTACCCGGCCGTCGTGCGAGATGTCTCTTTCGTGTTGCCGGCGGGGCGAGCCTATGGCGAAGTCAAGGCAGCCATCGAAGGGTTGGGACTGCCTGAATTAGACTCTGTCCATCTGTTCGATGTATATGCCGGCCCACCGCTGCTGCCGGGCCAGCAATCGCTCTCCATTAGCCTGCGATTGCAGGCTCCTGATCGAACGTTAACGGATCACGAAATCCATCAGGTCATGCAACGGGTGATGAATTTGCTGCGAGATTCATTCATGGCGCAGATTCGCGAGTGA
- the rplT gene encoding 50S ribosomal protein L20, with protein MARVKRGHHRVQRRKKLLRLAKGYWGAKSRLHRYAKEAVERGLKFAYVGRKQKKRDFRSLWIVRINAAAHLHGLNYSQFMHGLKLADVQLDRKLLADLAVNDQAAFTELANMAKQALATRSAA; from the coding sequence ATGGCACGAGTTAAACGAGGACATCACCGCGTGCAACGACGCAAGAAACTACTACGATTAGCCAAAGGCTACTGGGGGGCCAAGAGCCGGCTCCATCGCTATGCCAAAGAAGCGGTCGAGCGCGGATTGAAATTCGCTTATGTCGGCCGCAAACAGAAGAAACGTGATTTTCGCAGTCTCTGGATTGTTCGCATCAATGCGGCTGCGCATCTGCACGGGCTCAATTACAGTCAGTTTATGCACGGCCTGAAGTTGGCCGATGTGCAATTAGATCGCAAGCTGCTGGCCGACCTCGCCGTCAACGATCAAGCCGCGTTCACCGAACTGGCCAACATGGCCAAGCAAGCCTTAGCGACACGGAGCGCCGCCTAG
- the rpmI gene encoding 50S ribosomal protein L35, with protein sequence MPKLKTHRGAHKRFRLTASGQIKRGHSHARHILTKKTAKRKRHLDQDTVVDRADRQRIMAMLPYGRS encoded by the coding sequence ATGCCCAAATTGAAGACCCATCGCGGCGCGCATAAGCGGTTCCGCTTAACCGCCAGCGGCCAAATTAAACGCGGGCATTCGCATGCTCGACATATCTTGACCAAGAAGACGGCCAAGCGTAAACGCCATTTAGATCAGGATACGGTGGTTGATCGAGCTGACCGCCAACGCATCATGGCGATGCTCCCTTATGGCCGAAGCTGA
- the pheS gene encoding phenylalanine--tRNA ligase subunit alpha, producing the protein MPGAVEALKQQFDADLASVTDLDALTALRDRYLGRKSGLITALFKQMGQLRPEEKPAFGQAVNQLKQAVEAALEARRAELQQQAEQAQLAQDRLDITLPGWRQRWGHLHPITQLRQRIEAIFVSMGYTVEDGPEVETSFYNFDALNIPPGHPARDSQDTLYLSPDVALRSQTSTVQIRTMQRRRPPLRIIAPGKVFRRDTPDPTHNPMFFQVEGLAVDRMIHMGHLRGTLQEFVRRLFGADLKTRFRPSYFPFVEPGAELDYSCFVCRGAGCRVCKQTGWIELGGCGMVHPRVLQGVGIDPEEFTGFAFGLGIDRMTALIYGLDDIRLLFENDVRFLEQFGI; encoded by the coding sequence ATGCCCGGCGCGGTCGAAGCGCTCAAACAGCAATTTGATGCCGATCTAGCCAGCGTCACAGATTTAGACGCGCTGACCGCTTTGCGTGATCGTTATCTGGGGCGCAAGAGCGGGCTGATTACCGCGCTGTTCAAACAGATGGGGCAGTTGCGCCCGGAAGAGAAGCCGGCCTTCGGTCAAGCGGTCAATCAGTTGAAACAAGCCGTCGAGGCGGCGCTTGAGGCGCGTCGCGCCGAGTTGCAGCAGCAGGCTGAGCAAGCCCAACTGGCTCAGGATCGGCTGGACATCACCTTGCCGGGCTGGCGTCAGCGCTGGGGGCATTTGCATCCGATCACTCAACTGCGGCAGCGCATCGAAGCCATCTTCGTCTCTATGGGATACACGGTCGAGGACGGCCCAGAAGTGGAAACCAGCTTCTACAACTTCGACGCGCTGAACATCCCGCCCGGCCATCCCGCGCGCGATTCGCAAGACACACTCTATCTGAGCCCGGACGTCGCATTACGCTCGCAGACATCCACCGTGCAGATTCGCACGATGCAACGTCGGCGCCCGCCGCTGCGCATCATCGCGCCCGGCAAGGTGTTCCGACGCGATACGCCCGACCCGACTCATAATCCGATGTTCTTTCAAGTGGAAGGACTCGCCGTGGATCGGATGATTCACATGGGTCATCTGCGCGGCACGTTGCAAGAGTTCGTTCGCCGATTGTTCGGTGCTGATCTTAAGACGCGATTTCGCCCAAGCTACTTTCCGTTTGTCGAACCGGGCGCTGAGCTCGACTATAGCTGCTTCGTCTGTCGCGGCGCAGGATGCCGCGTTTGCAAACAGACGGGATGGATTGAACTGGGCGGCTGTGGCATGGTGCATCCTCGCGTGTTGCAAGGCGTCGGCATTGACCCGGAAGAGTTCACCGGCTTCGCGTTTGGCTTAGGCATTGATCGGATGACAGCGTTGATTTACGGCCTTGACGACATCAGGCTCTTGTTTGAGAACGACGTTCGCTTCCTGGAACAGTTTGGAATATGA
- a CDS encoding YIP1 family protein: MNEQPMVEPPFPADADTSEEETARMSEVSRASNIFLAPGETFEDVNRKPTWVFPLLITLAFTLGVGFLLHTKVLTSEAFERITREKMLEAFEKQGAAPPPEEALQEQLKLIKTINQYWYITAILGLLVLLPIVAGFYYVILLLFQAETNFKKVFSVVTWSWMAQSVGSGIVGIITLLVRAPETIDPTNPFATNLAAFLSVEETPPTLYALAGSLDIFTIFFLILASIGFSKVSKKTSVGTAAMAVFIGWGLYVLGKVGIAAFQS; this comes from the coding sequence ATGAACGAACAACCGATGGTCGAACCACCGTTCCCTGCCGACGCCGACACGTCTGAAGAAGAAACTGCGCGAATGAGTGAAGTCTCTCGCGCCTCTAACATCTTCCTTGCGCCGGGAGAAACATTCGAGGACGTCAACCGCAAGCCGACGTGGGTGTTTCCGCTGCTGATCACACTGGCGTTCACGCTTGGGGTCGGCTTTCTATTGCACACCAAGGTACTGACGAGCGAAGCCTTTGAACGCATCACCCGCGAGAAAATGCTCGAAGCGTTTGAGAAGCAAGGCGCGGCTCCACCTCCTGAAGAAGCATTGCAGGAGCAACTGAAGCTGATCAAAACGATCAACCAATACTGGTATATCACTGCCATCCTGGGGTTGTTGGTCTTACTGCCTATTGTGGCCGGATTCTACTACGTCATCCTGCTCCTCTTTCAGGCGGAGACCAATTTCAAGAAAGTTTTCTCCGTGGTCACCTGGTCGTGGATGGCGCAATCGGTCGGCAGCGGCATTGTCGGTATCATCACCCTGTTAGTGCGGGCCCCTGAGACGATTGATCCGACAAATCCGTTTGCCACGAATCTGGCCGCCTTTCTCTCGGTCGAAGAGACGCCTCCAACGCTTTATGCGCTCGCTGGCAGCTTAGACATTTTCACCATCTTCTTTTTGATTCTGGCGTCTATTGGCTTCTCGAAGGTTTCCAAGAAAACATCAGTGGGCACAGCAGCAATGGCTGTTTTTATTGGCTGGGGACTCTACGTATTAGGAAAAGTGGGGATCGCCGCGTTTCAGAGTTAA
- the infC gene encoding translation initiation factor IF-3 gives MNERIRADQVRLIDEHGRQVGIVPLKEALRQAESKGLDLVEIAPQANPVVCRIIDYGKFLYEQKKKAQEARKKQTVITVKEIKFRPGTDAHDYNFKKNNAERILKGGDKVKAVVHFRGREIVHKELGQQLLQRLIDELADVSVVENQPRLEGYNLIAVLGPKK, from the coding sequence ATCAATGAGCGGATTCGCGCTGATCAGGTTCGCCTGATAGATGAGCACGGCCGACAAGTCGGCATCGTGCCGTTGAAAGAGGCGCTGCGGCAGGCTGAAAGTAAAGGCCTCGATTTGGTGGAGATTGCTCCCCAGGCCAACCCTGTCGTGTGCCGCATCATTGATTATGGCAAGTTCCTATACGAACAGAAAAAGAAGGCGCAAGAGGCGCGCAAGAAACAGACGGTCATCACCGTCAAGGAGATCAAGTTCCGCCCCGGCACGGACGCTCATGACTACAATTTCAAGAAGAATAATGCCGAGCGCATCTTGAAAGGCGGCGATAAAGTCAAAGCCGTGGTTCACTTCCGCGGGCGCGAGATCGTCCATAAAGAATTGGGGCAGCAGTTACTGCAACGCCTCATTGATGAATTGGCGGACGTCAGCGTCGTGGAGAACCAGCCCCGGCTCGAAGGCTATAATTTGATCGCCGTGCTCGGCCCGAAGAAATAA
- a CDS encoding cell division protein ZapA, whose translation MDDSTTIGDAPPSPQAITVEIYNQSYNIRGNGDREYIAQLAEFVDRRMRDIAGTTHTVDSLKVAILAALHIADELHQLKKRHEQMDAQILQKAIEYSDLMDQIIGVKANEAASPEDTQPHGLNQS comes from the coding sequence GTGGACGATTCGACAACCATTGGTGACGCTCCACCATCACCCCAGGCGATTACGGTGGAGATTTACAATCAGTCGTATAACATTCGCGGCAACGGCGACCGTGAGTATATCGCGCAGTTAGCCGAGTTTGTTGACCGCCGCATGCGCGATATTGCTGGCACGACCCATACAGTAGATTCGCTGAAAGTGGCTATCTTGGCGGCCCTCCACATTGCTGATGAACTGCATCAATTGAAAAAACGGCACGAGCAGATGGACGCTCAGATTTTGCAGAAGGCTATAGAATATAGTGACCTGATGGACCAGATTATCGGGGTCAAAGCCAATGAAGCAGCTTCTCCAGAGGATACCCAGCCGCATGGGTTGAACCAGTCTTAA
- a CDS encoding TIGR00282 family metallophosphoesterase — MRVLLIGDVVGRPGRRVVREHVPLLKTENHIDLIVANVENAASGAGLTPATAEELFAAGIDVMTSGNHIFDRKEVLNLMEHEPRLLRPANYAPQVPGRGIWTGTTVGGHRVCVINLQGRIFMAPSDCPFRTVDRLLEQIEPQIVLVDMHAEATSEKIAMGWYLDGRVSAVFGTHTHVQTADETILPGGTAYITDLGMTGPYDGIIGMQRDLVLDRFLRGMPARFEPAVHDVRLCGAIVEISDETYRAVAIERIMLRA; from the coding sequence ATGCGTGTTCTATTGATCGGAGATGTCGTTGGACGGCCTGGACGTCGTGTGGTGCGAGAGCACGTGCCACTGCTGAAAACCGAAAACCACATAGACCTGATTGTCGCCAACGTTGAAAACGCGGCCAGCGGAGCCGGCTTGACACCTGCAACAGCCGAGGAACTCTTCGCAGCCGGTATTGACGTGATGACATCGGGCAATCACATCTTCGACAGGAAAGAAGTGCTCAACTTGATGGAGCATGAACCGCGCCTGCTCAGGCCGGCCAACTACGCGCCTCAGGTGCCGGGGCGCGGTATATGGACGGGCACGACGGTTGGCGGGCATCGCGTGTGTGTCATCAATTTGCAAGGCCGTATCTTTATGGCGCCCAGTGATTGTCCCTTCCGCACCGTGGATCGGTTGCTCGAACAGATCGAGCCACAAATTGTCCTCGTGGATATGCACGCCGAAGCCACCTCGGAGAAGATCGCCATGGGCTGGTATCTGGATGGCCGTGTCAGCGCCGTCTTTGGGACACACACTCATGTGCAGACGGCTGATGAGACAATCTTGCCGGGCGGCACGGCCTATATCACTGACTTGGGCATGACCGGCCCCTACGATGGCATCATCGGCATGCAACGTGACCTGGTGCTCGATCGTTTTTTGCGTGGCATGCCAGCGCGTTTTGAGCCAGCCGTTCATGATGTGCGGTTATGCGGCGCCATTGTTGAGATCAGCGACGAGACCTATCGCGCCGTCGCCATCGAGCGGATCATGCTTCGAGCATGA
- the thrS gene encoding threonine--tRNA ligase: MSVWVRLPDREAVEVSDGSLTAQEIIARVDERIARRSLVAKVNGKLVDLVSRPPDGATVEPVLPGTPEALEAARHSLAHLLAAAVMELWPDAKRTIGPPIENGFYYDFDFAQPISESDLPRLEAKMRDILRTWTTFERIEVTPEEAERVFADNPYKLELIRELASSGETITLYKSGAFVDLCRGGHIDDARQIDPESFTLSRLAGSYWRGDEKNKMLTRIYGLAFASKAELQQYLKQLEEAERRDHRKLGRELELFMFHPFAPASPFFFPKGAVVYNLLVEYVRELYKKYGYQEVITPLIYEAGLWKISGHYEHFWDDMFTIEADERQYAPKPMNCPSHCLMYAAHLHSYRDLPIRYADFARLHRYERSGVTAGLTRVRSFSQDDAHIFCRPDQIQQEVQTFLQMLTETYTMLGFQDVQIYLSTRPPKRAGSDEVWDRAEQVLADVLQALKINYTLAPGEGAFYGPKVDAHVKDAVGRPWQLGTVQLDFNLPAQFQLEYVTEAGTIERPVMIHRAMFGSIERFLGVYIEHCAGAFPMWLAPVQVIVLTITDKQNEYARHVHQHLLDAGLRAELDIRHEKIGAKIRQAQLMKIPFMLVVGAREAERGDVAVRQRQRGDIGTMPLPAFIEHALRLTRSRALNLDIPGLTPESQTNVAGSKEK; encoded by the coding sequence ATGAGTGTATGGGTTCGACTCCCGGACAGGGAAGCCGTCGAAGTCTCTGACGGGTCCTTGACGGCACAGGAGATCATTGCTCGCGTGGATGAGCGAATCGCTCGCCGTTCGCTGGTGGCCAAAGTCAACGGCAAATTGGTGGACCTTGTCTCTCGTCCTCCTGATGGAGCCACGGTCGAGCCGGTGTTGCCGGGCACGCCGGAAGCGTTGGAAGCCGCCCGTCACTCGCTGGCTCATCTGCTGGCCGCCGCTGTGATGGAGTTGTGGCCAGATGCCAAACGGACGATTGGCCCGCCGATTGAAAATGGGTTTTACTACGATTTCGATTTTGCGCAACCCATTAGCGAATCCGACTTGCCGCGGCTGGAAGCGAAGATGCGCGACATCTTGCGCACGTGGACGACGTTTGAGCGGATCGAGGTCACGCCAGAAGAGGCCGAGCGCGTGTTTGCGGATAACCCATACAAATTGGAATTGATTCGTGAACTGGCCAGCAGCGGCGAGACGATCACGCTGTATAAGTCAGGCGCCTTTGTTGATCTGTGCCGAGGCGGACATATTGACGATGCGCGTCAGATTGATCCTGAGTCGTTCACTTTGTCGCGGCTTGCCGGTTCGTACTGGCGCGGCGATGAAAAGAACAAAATGCTCACTCGCATTTATGGCCTCGCTTTCGCCAGCAAAGCCGAGCTGCAGCAGTACCTGAAGCAATTGGAAGAAGCCGAGCGGCGAGATCATCGAAAGTTGGGCCGCGAGCTTGAGCTGTTCATGTTTCATCCGTTTGCTCCGGCCTCGCCGTTCTTCTTCCCCAAGGGCGCAGTGGTTTACAACCTGTTGGTGGAGTACGTGCGCGAGCTGTACAAGAAGTATGGCTACCAAGAAGTGATCACGCCGCTGATTTATGAAGCTGGCCTGTGGAAGATTTCGGGGCATTATGAGCATTTCTGGGATGACATGTTTACCATCGAAGCTGATGAGCGGCAGTACGCGCCCAAGCCGATGAATTGTCCGAGCCACTGTTTGATGTATGCCGCTCATTTGCACTCGTATCGGGATTTGCCAATCCGCTATGCGGATTTTGCTCGGTTGCATCGTTATGAGCGCTCAGGCGTGACCGCAGGGTTGACGCGAGTGCGCTCATTTTCACAGGACGATGCTCACATCTTTTGTCGCCCGGATCAAATCCAGCAGGAGGTCCAGACGTTTTTGCAGATGTTAACTGAGACCTACACGATGCTGGGTTTTCAGGATGTTCAGATTTATCTTTCAACGCGGCCACCCAAGCGTGCTGGATCGGATGAGGTGTGGGATCGGGCTGAGCAGGTATTGGCCGATGTGCTTCAGGCCCTGAAGATCAACTACACGCTCGCGCCCGGCGAAGGGGCTTTTTATGGCCCTAAGGTGGATGCGCATGTCAAAGACGCTGTGGGGCGGCCGTGGCAGTTGGGCACGGTGCAACTGGACTTCAATTTGCCGGCGCAATTTCAGTTGGAGTACGTTACCGAAGCAGGCACAATTGAACGACCTGTGATGATCCATCGCGCGATGTTCGGTTCCATAGAGCGATTCTTAGGCGTTTACATTGAGCACTGTGCAGGCGCATTCCCGATGTGGTTAGCGCCGGTGCAGGTGATTGTGTTGACGATCACCGACAAGCAGAACGAGTATGCGCGGCACGTGCATCAACACTTGCTGGACGCCGGATTGCGGGCCGAACTTGACATTCGCCATGAGAAGATCGGCGCAAAGATTCGTCAGGCTCAACTGATGAAGATTCCGTTCATGTTGGTCGTGGGCGCGCGCGAGGCGGAGCGTGGCGACGTCGCCGTGCGTCAACGCCAGCGAGGCGACATAGGAACCATGCCGCTGCCGGCATTCATTGAGCACGCCTTACGCTTAACGCGGAGTCGCGCGTTGAACCTTGATATTCCGGGCTTGACGCCGGAGAGTCAAACCAACGTTGCCGGCTCGAAGGAGAAGTGA